Proteins encoded within one genomic window of Candidatus Zixiibacteriota bacterium:
- a CDS encoding HU family DNA-binding protein — translation MTKADLIDSIARRTAIPRQQAEDIVNGLFDDVVAALKKGEKVNISGFGTFSVSQRKGRTGRNPKTGESIEIAPSRAAKFKAGKTLKESLS, via the coding sequence ATGACAAAGGCGGACCTGATCGATTCGATCGCCCGACGAACCGCGATTCCCCGGCAACAGGCGGAGGATATCGTCAACGGCTTGTTTGACGATGTCGTAGCCGCGCTCAAAAAGGGCGAAAAAGTAAACATCTCCGGTTTCGGGACGTTTTCGGTCTCACAGCGCAAGGGGCGGACCGGAAGGAATCCGAAGACCGGAGAATCTATCGAGATTGCTCCTTCTCGAGCCGCCAAGTTCAAGGCCGGCAAAACGCTGAAGGAATCCCTCAGCTGA
- the rplM gene encoding 50S ribosomal protein L13: protein MKTEAAAAQRQWYVVDARGKILGRMASEIAKVLRGKNKPVFAPNADVGDFVIVVNAREVKLTGRKMSDKIYYRHTEYPGGIRARTAAKMLEEKPEELVRLAIKGMLPKNRLGRKLATKLKVYAGPEHPHDAQRPQPLPLEL from the coding sequence ATGAAGACGGAAGCAGCGGCGGCGCAGCGGCAGTGGTACGTCGTCGACGCGCGCGGCAAGATCCTGGGCCGCATGGCCAGCGAGATCGCCAAGGTGCTGCGCGGCAAGAACAAACCGGTTTTTGCTCCGAACGCGGACGTCGGCGATTTCGTAATCGTCGTAAACGCGCGCGAGGTGAAGCTCACCGGCAGGAAGATGTCGGACAAGATCTATTACCGCCATACCGAGTACCCCGGCGGGATTCGCGCCCGAACCGCGGCGAAAATGCTCGAAGAGAAGCCCGAAGAGCTGGTGCGACTCGCCATAAAGGGCATGTTGCCGAAGAACCGGCTGGGACGAAAGCTTGCGACCAAGCTCAAGGTCTACGCCGGGCCGGAGCATCCTCACGACGCCCAGAGACCTCAGCCTCTGCCACTCGAGTTATAG
- the rpsI gene encoding 30S ribosomal protein S9: protein MAEKVIMATGRRKTSVARVFLRPGKGTIEVNDQPLERYFGRETARMVVLQPFEVTQTAGSFDISVNVKGGGISGQAGAIRHGITRALMQFNPELRGPLKKAGFVTRDPRAVERKKYGHHKARKRPQYSKR from the coding sequence ATGGCCGAAAAGGTAATCATGGCGACCGGCAGGCGAAAAACCTCCGTGGCTCGCGTTTTTCTTCGACCCGGCAAGGGGACGATCGAGGTGAACGATCAACCGTTGGAGCGGTATTTCGGTCGCGAGACGGCGCGTATGGTCGTGCTCCAGCCTTTCGAGGTGACCCAGACCGCCGGGAGCTTCGATATCTCGGTGAACGTCAAAGGCGGCGGGATCTCCGGGCAGGCGGGAGCGATCCGCCACGGTATTACGCGTGCCCTCATGCAGTTCAATCCGGAACTGCGCGGCCCCCTGAAGAAGGCCGGGTTCGTCACGCGGGACCCGCGTGCCGTCGAGAGAAAGAAATACGGACACCATAAAGCGCGTAAACGGCCACAGTACTCCAAGCGCTAG
- the argC gene encoding N-acetyl-gamma-glutamyl-phosphate reductase: MPKPAADSKSARVAVLGATGYAGVELVRLLLGHPRVRITLLTSQQYAGRKLSDIYPSLAGKCDLTLEEIAPEKVAERADLAFAALPHAASMVVVAELVRRRLRVIDLSADFRLHDPECYRKWYGEHKAPGLLKKAVYGLPEIHRKRIAGATLVANPGCYPTGAVLGLAPLFAEKMVEGGVVVDAKSGVTGAGRSAAVELSFGEVHDNFKAYNVAAHRHTPEMEQELGEIAGRPVSVLFAPHLLPINRGILSTIYVRLKKKPTAEQLLDLYRDHYRDEPFVRVHEARFPETKEVRGTNDCAVGLRYDPRTETLVVITAIDNLVKGAAGQAIQNMNLMCGWPEAEGLGGAALVP; encoded by the coding sequence TTGCCCAAGCCCGCCGCCGACTCGAAAAGCGCACGTGTCGCGGTTCTCGGAGCCACCGGCTATGCCGGCGTCGAGCTGGTCCGCCTGCTTCTGGGCCACCCGCGCGTTCGGATCACCCTGCTCACCTCTCAGCAATACGCCGGCAGGAAGCTGAGCGACATCTATCCGTCGCTCGCGGGAAAATGCGACCTGACGCTCGAGGAGATCGCGCCGGAAAAGGTGGCGGAGCGCGCCGATCTCGCGTTCGCCGCGTTGCCGCACGCGGCGTCGATGGTCGTGGTCGCCGAGCTGGTTCGCCGCCGGCTGCGCGTCATCGATCTCAGCGCCGACTTTCGCCTTCACGACCCGGAGTGCTACCGGAAGTGGTACGGCGAGCATAAGGCTCCCGGACTGCTGAAGAAGGCGGTCTACGGGTTGCCCGAGATCCACCGAAAGAGAATCGCAGGGGCGACGTTGGTCGCCAATCCCGGGTGTTATCCGACCGGCGCGGTGCTCGGCCTGGCTCCGCTTTTTGCGGAAAAAATGGTCGAGGGCGGCGTCGTGGTCGACGCGAAATCGGGCGTTACCGGCGCCGGACGGAGCGCCGCCGTGGAGCTGTCGTTCGGCGAGGTGCACGACAATTTCAAGGCCTATAACGTCGCCGCTCACCGTCACACGCCCGAGATGGAGCAGGAACTGGGGGAAATCGCCGGCCGCCCGGTTTCGGTGCTCTTTGCGCCGCACCTGCTACCGATCAACCGGGGAATCCTGTCGACGATCTACGTCCGCTTGAAGAAAAAACCCACCGCCGAGCAGCTGCTCGACCTCTACCGCGACCATTACCGCGACGAGCCTTTCGTGCGAGTCCACGAGGCCCGCTTTCCGGAAACCAAGGAAGTTCGCGGGACCAATGACTGCGCGGTCGGGCTCCGCTACGACCCGCGGACCGAAACACTCGTGGTGATCACCGCTATCGACAACCTCGTCAAGGGAGCCGCCGGCCAGGCGATCCAGAACATGAACCTGATGTGCGGGTGGCCGGAAGCGGAAGGGCTCGGAGGGGCCGCATTGGTGCCCTAG